From the genome of Phreatobacter cathodiphilus, one region includes:
- a CDS encoding amidohydrolase family protein, with translation MAAPSAAASAPKSCPGPDRNPRRPRFAVPQGACDTHVHVFGPAAQFPFSPARSYTPEDCTVEDLFALHEVLGIDRVVIVHGGAHGTDNRATLAALDRAPERMRGVAVIPSGLPQAEIEAMHRRGMRGCRMSTVVSGGASFEHLPRLAAETRDFGWHLVLHFHRAEELLDVERELVDCGSPFVLDHLARITAAEGVGSEPFAAVLRLLDTSRCWVKLASLYRLSAEPYPHRDMLPLIHRVVAHRPDRILWGSNWPHPICPVPMPNDGDLVDLIPLWILDADHRRLALVDNPAALYGFAPTDD, from the coding sequence ATGGCCGCCCCTTCTGCCGCTGCGTCGGCGCCGAAATCCTGCCCGGGACCCGACCGGAATCCGCGCCGGCCGCGCTTCGCCGTGCCGCAGGGCGCCTGCGACACCCATGTCCACGTCTTCGGCCCGGCGGCGCAGTTCCCCTTCAGTCCGGCGCGCAGCTACACGCCCGAGGACTGCACGGTGGAGGATCTCTTCGCTCTGCATGAGGTGCTCGGCATCGACCGGGTCGTCATCGTCCACGGCGGCGCCCACGGCACCGACAACCGGGCGACGCTCGCCGCCCTCGACCGCGCGCCGGAGCGCATGCGCGGCGTCGCCGTCATTCCCTCGGGCCTGCCGCAGGCGGAGATCGAGGCCATGCACCGGCGCGGCATGCGCGGCTGCCGCATGTCGACCGTGGTGAGCGGCGGCGCGTCCTTCGAGCACCTGCCGCGCCTCGCCGCCGAGACGCGCGACTTCGGCTGGCACCTGGTGCTGCATTTCCACCGCGCGGAGGAACTGCTCGACGTGGAGCGGGAGCTGGTCGATTGCGGCAGCCCCTTCGTGCTCGACCACCTGGCGCGAATCACCGCTGCGGAGGGCGTCGGGTCAGAACCCTTCGCCGCGGTGCTGCGCCTTCTCGACACCAGCCGCTGCTGGGTGAAGCTCGCCAGCCTCTATCGCCTCTCCGCCGAGCCCTATCCGCACCGGGACATGCTGCCGCTGATCCACCGCGTCGTGGCGCATCGGCCGGACCGCATCCTGTGGGGCAGCAACTGGCCCCATCCGATCTGCCCGGTGCCCATGCCCAACGACGGCGACCTCGTCGATCTCATCCCGCTCTGGATTCTCGACGCGGATCACCGCAGGCTGGCGCTGGTCGACAACCCCGCGGCGCTCTATGGCTTCGCGCCCACCGACGACTGA
- a CDS encoding TRAP transporter small permease subunit translates to MADDIDVAALEREAARQPFDPVRMLLDALAAIGTVWTFGLMLLICADVIGRSFLSMPITGVSEIAAHSIVGIVFLQIGATIYSRRMTRADFLIDGVLHRTPAVGRAVEALFLLIGAAVMAFVAWAAWPGMWTSLASREFFGVQGLFTVPTWPFRGLIILGGVAGALAYIMLFVAEIGARRKPAGG, encoded by the coding sequence ATGGCCGACGACATCGACGTCGCGGCGCTCGAGCGCGAGGCGGCCCGCCAGCCCTTCGATCCCGTCCGGATGCTGCTCGACGCCCTCGCCGCCATCGGCACGGTCTGGACCTTCGGCCTGATGCTGCTCATCTGCGCCGACGTGATCGGCCGCTCCTTCCTCTCCATGCCGATCACCGGCGTGTCGGAGATCGCCGCCCATTCCATCGTCGGCATCGTCTTCCTGCAGATCGGCGCCACGATCTATTCCAGGCGCATGACCCGCGCCGACTTCCTCATCGACGGGGTCCTGCACCGCACCCCCGCCGTCGGGCGTGCCGTCGAGGCGCTGTTCCTGCTCATCGGCGCCGCTGTCATGGCCTTCGTCGCCTGGGCCGCCTGGCCGGGCATGTGGACGTCCCTCGCCTCCCGCGAATTCTTCGGCGTCCAGGGCCTCTTCACGGTGCCGACCTGGCCGTTCCGCGGGCTCATCATTCTCGGCGGGGTCGCGGGCGCCCTCGCCTACATCATGCTGTTCGTCGCCGAGATCGGCGCCCGGCGTAAACCGGCCGGGGGCTGA
- a CDS encoding carboxymuconolactone decarboxylase family protein, with protein MAKTRDDLPTLAELEKRYEDMIGFTPPRIAKRLKLGMAVDPGVVAAIEDWRIAALTPDALDQKTVQLMAFAILLTQTSEAATNHAKAAIKAGATLDELHAAAAVAALFRGVAAFNLAGEVLTGLFPEKA; from the coding sequence ATGGCCAAGACCCGCGACGACCTTCCGACCCTCGCCGAGCTGGAGAAGCGCTACGAGGACATGATCGGCTTCACGCCGCCGCGCATCGCCAAGCGGCTGAAGCTCGGCATGGCCGTCGACCCCGGGGTCGTCGCCGCCATCGAGGACTGGCGCATCGCTGCCCTCACCCCCGATGCGCTGGACCAGAAGACGGTCCAGCTCATGGCCTTCGCCATCCTGCTGACCCAGACGTCGGAAGCCGCCACCAACCACGCCAAGGCGGCGATCAAGGCGGGCGCGACGCTGGATGAGCTCCACGCCGCCGCCGCCGTCGCCGCCCTGTTCCGCGGCGTCGCCGCCTTCAATCTCGCGGGCGAGGTCCTCACCGGCCTCTTCCCCGAGAAGGCCTGA
- a CDS encoding C4-dicarboxylate TRAP transporter substrate-binding protein produces the protein MTTTRRTFMAGAAGAATLPVFNIKASAQQSLNVTIAASHPVQNFWVAMMKNVFQPEVEKHLRDNGNQVRVNWRESYGGTLYKFQDTMEAVRDNITDIGYVGTLWEGSTMPLQNVSYFTPFTTGDHGLVARTFDKLNETVPAIKQNWNGLNMVPLSSFITDTYHIWSTFPVRTLDDLKNRKISAPGTSANWLTGTGATPVDGALTTYYTDIQTGVSEGALSFFVGILPTRVYEVAKYVCKCDVGAMYVGGIAANKQRHDRWPAAFQKAVAEAGKITTQKHIEDVSSRIDAAEKEMVAKGSIITTMADAERKRWISGLPNIAKTWADTSGPAARDVLKSYFAAIRAAGGTPGRDWDREASA, from the coding sequence ATGACGACCACCAGGCGCACATTCATGGCCGGCGCCGCCGGCGCCGCCACCCTGCCCGTCTTCAACATCAAGGCCTCGGCGCAGCAGAGCCTCAACGTCACCATCGCGGCGAGCCACCCGGTGCAGAACTTCTGGGTCGCGATGATGAAGAACGTCTTCCAGCCCGAGGTCGAGAAGCATCTGCGCGACAACGGCAACCAGGTGCGCGTCAACTGGCGCGAGTCCTATGGCGGCACGCTCTACAAGTTCCAGGACACGATGGAGGCCGTGCGCGACAACATCACCGACATCGGCTACGTCGGCACGCTCTGGGAAGGCTCCACCATGCCGCTCCAGAACGTCAGCTATTTCACGCCCTTCACCACCGGCGACCACGGCCTCGTCGCCCGCACCTTCGACAAGCTCAACGAGACGGTTCCGGCCATCAAGCAGAACTGGAACGGCCTCAACATGGTGCCGCTCTCCTCGTTCATCACCGACACCTACCACATCTGGTCGACCTTCCCGGTCCGCACCCTCGACGACCTGAAGAACCGCAAGATCTCGGCGCCCGGCACCTCGGCCAACTGGCTCACCGGCACCGGCGCCACCCCGGTCGACGGGGCGCTCACCACCTACTACACCGACATCCAGACCGGCGTGTCGGAAGGCGCCCTGTCCTTCTTCGTCGGCATCCTGCCGACCCGCGTCTACGAGGTGGCGAAATACGTCTGCAAATGCGACGTCGGCGCCATGTATGTCGGCGGCATCGCCGCCAACAAGCAGCGCCACGACCGCTGGCCGGCCGCCTTCCAGAAGGCCGTGGCGGAGGCCGGCAAGATCACCACCCAGAAGCACATCGAGGACGTCTCCTCGCGCATCGACGCGGCCGAGAAGGAGATGGTCGCCAAGGGCTCGATCATCACCACCATGGCCGACGCCGAGCGCAAGCGCTGGATCTCGGGCCTGCCCAACATCGCCAAGACCTGGGCCGACACCTCCGGCCCGGCCGCCCGCGACGTGCTGAAGTCCTACTTCGCCGCCATTCGCGCCGCCGGCGGCACGCCGGGCCGCGATTGGGACCGCGAAGCCTCCGCCTGA
- a CDS encoding GntR family transcriptional regulator gives MSLRDATPTSAATLTTTLAGQLRGAIMRGDFEPGSKLVLDRIRARYGVSLSPLREALCRLESEGLVEAEDQRGYRVSPVSADNLTEVIRLRVELEGMAAREAILHGDAAWEGRILSALHQLGRCKRGARSVEEQEEWEARHRAFHAELISACRMPLLQQFCETLHDQSDRYRRIFLKDHAPDRDVPAEHAAIAEAMIERRAEDAAKLLREHVERTGRNIQAALRSRA, from the coding sequence ATGAGCCTTCGCGACGCGACGCCGACGTCTGCGGCGACCCTGACGACGACGCTGGCGGGGCAGTTGCGCGGCGCCATCATGCGCGGCGATTTCGAGCCGGGCTCCAAGCTCGTCCTCGACCGCATCCGCGCCCGCTACGGCGTCAGCCTCAGCCCGCTGCGCGAGGCGCTGTGCCGGCTGGAGAGCGAGGGGCTGGTGGAGGCCGAGGACCAGCGTGGCTACCGGGTCTCGCCCGTCTCTGCCGACAACCTGACCGAGGTCATCCGCCTCCGGGTGGAGCTCGAGGGCATGGCGGCGCGGGAGGCGATCCTTCACGGCGACGCCGCCTGGGAGGGGCGCATCCTCTCGGCGCTGCACCAGCTCGGTCGCTGCAAGCGCGGCGCGCGTTCGGTCGAGGAGCAGGAGGAGTGGGAGGCGCGGCACCGGGCCTTCCATGCCGAGCTGATCTCGGCCTGCCGCATGCCGCTGCTGCAGCAGTTCTGCGAGACGCTGCACGACCAGTCGGACCGCTACCGCCGCATCTTCCTGAAGGACCATGCGCCGGACCGGGACGTGCCGGCCGAGCATGCCGCCATTGCCGAAGCGATGATCGAGCGGCGCGCCGAGGACGCGGCGAAGCTGCTGCGCGAACATGTCGAGCGCACCGGTCGCAACATCCAGGCGGCGCTGCGCTCCCGCGCCTGA
- a CDS encoding TRAP transporter large permease, whose translation MEDVTLGFVLIGAMVALIVLGLPIGLSLIGTGAIGVWLIRDNIDLAFRFTALATYSGIQDYLFATIPLFVLMGLLVSISDVGKDTFEVAQALLRRIRGGLGMATVAANAVFAAVTGVSIASAAVFTKVAVPEMVRHGYTMRFASGTVAGSSILGMLIPPSLLMIVYGVLSEVSIGKMFVAGVIPGVIIALGFTVMIWVYATVWPHKIFVDAGTSDVEDVPPMPVGEMLAKSVPIACLVVLILGGLYTGFFTPTEAGAVGAAGALVIALVRRRLDWPKFWRVLKEAGIVSASILFLLIAASLYSRMLSMAGVPNAIGDFVQHLGLGAYGFLFAFVVVILLMGMILDSTSILLIMVPIGAPIASAMGFDLIHFGIVTIIAVEMGLLTPPFGISVFTVKATLGDPSVGIETIFAGAMPYVTVMGIALFLIAIFPPLSTILVR comes from the coding sequence ATGGAAGACGTCACGCTCGGTTTCGTTCTCATCGGCGCCATGGTGGCGCTCATCGTCCTCGGCCTGCCCATCGGCCTCTCCCTCATCGGCACCGGCGCCATCGGCGTCTGGCTGATCCGCGACAACATCGACCTCGCCTTCCGCTTCACCGCGCTCGCCACCTATTCGGGCATCCAGGACTATCTCTTCGCCACCATCCCGCTCTTCGTGCTGATGGGGCTCCTGGTGTCGATCTCCGACGTCGGCAAGGACACCTTCGAGGTCGCTCAGGCGCTGCTCCGCCGTATCCGCGGCGGCCTCGGCATGGCGACGGTGGCGGCCAACGCGGTCTTCGCCGCGGTCACCGGCGTCTCCATCGCCTCGGCGGCCGTCTTCACCAAGGTGGCGGTGCCGGAAATGGTCCGCCACGGCTACACCATGCGCTTCGCCTCCGGCACGGTCGCCGGCTCCTCCATCCTCGGCATGCTGATCCCGCCGAGCCTCCTGATGATCGTCTACGGCGTCCTCTCCGAGGTCTCGATCGGCAAGATGTTCGTCGCCGGCGTCATTCCCGGCGTCATCATCGCCCTCGGCTTCACCGTCATGATCTGGGTCTACGCCACGGTCTGGCCGCACAAGATCTTCGTCGATGCCGGCACTTCCGACGTCGAAGACGTGCCACCCATGCCGGTCGGCGAGATGCTGGCGAAGTCGGTGCCCATCGCCTGCCTCGTCGTGCTCATCCTCGGCGGCCTCTACACCGGCTTCTTCACGCCGACCGAGGCGGGTGCGGTGGGTGCCGCCGGCGCGCTCGTCATCGCCCTCGTCCGCCGCCGTCTCGACTGGCCGAAGTTCTGGCGGGTGCTGAAGGAGGCGGGCATCGTCTCGGCCTCGATCCTCTTCCTGCTCATCGCCGCCAGCCTCTATTCGCGCATGCTCTCCATGGCCGGCGTGCCCAACGCCATCGGCGACTTCGTCCAGCATCTCGGCCTCGGCGCCTACGGCTTCCTCTTCGCCTTCGTCGTGGTCATCCTGCTCATGGGCATGATCCTGGATTCCACCTCGATCCTGCTGATCATGGTGCCCATCGGGGCGCCCATCGCCTCGGCCATGGGCTTCGACCTCATCCACTTCGGCATCGTCACCATCATCGCCGTGGAGATGGGGCTGTTGACCCCGCCCTTCGGCATCTCGGTCTTCACCGTCAAGGCGACGCTGGGCGATCCCAGCGTCGGGATCGAGACCATCTTCGCGGGTGCCATGCCCTACGTCACGGTAATGGGCATCGCGCTGTTCCTCATCGCGATCTTCCCGCCCCTCTCGACCATCCTCGTGCGCTGA
- a CDS encoding intradiol ring-cleavage dioxygenase: MLSFDEHNLTDEVVNRFAECHDPRLKQVIQALVRHAHAFVKEVELTEAEWIAAIGFLTRTGHMCDDKRQEFILLSDVLGISMLVDAINHRMPDGATETTVLGPFYLGEHRVTPYGADIAANEPGERLFVEGTVSSPGGAPIAGAAVDIWHSDDEGFYDAQKGTEEPSLRARFITDAEGRFGFRTIVPSSYPIPHDGPVGQLLEATKRHPMRPAHIHFRIAAPGHETLVTHLFMPGDPWLESDAVFGVKESLVATLDGRAGGAYPDGSPAPASWQLLRHGFGLKPVAA; the protein is encoded by the coding sequence ATGCTGTCCTTCGACGAACACAATCTGACCGACGAGGTGGTGAACCGCTTCGCGGAGTGCCACGATCCCCGGCTGAAGCAGGTGATCCAGGCCCTCGTCCGCCACGCCCATGCCTTCGTGAAGGAGGTGGAACTGACCGAGGCGGAATGGATCGCCGCCATCGGCTTCCTCACCCGCACCGGCCACATGTGCGACGACAAGCGGCAGGAGTTCATCCTGCTCTCCGACGTGCTCGGCATCTCCATGCTGGTGGACGCCATCAACCACCGCATGCCGGACGGCGCCACCGAGACGACGGTGCTCGGCCCCTTCTATCTCGGCGAGCACCGCGTCACGCCCTACGGCGCCGACATCGCCGCGAACGAGCCGGGCGAGCGCCTCTTCGTCGAGGGCACGGTGTCCTCGCCCGGCGGCGCGCCCATCGCAGGCGCCGCGGTCGACATCTGGCATTCCGACGACGAGGGCTTCTACGACGCCCAGAAGGGCACCGAGGAGCCCTCTCTCCGCGCCCGTTTCATCACCGATGCCGAGGGGCGCTTCGGCTTCCGCACCATCGTGCCGTCGAGCTATCCGATCCCCCATGACGGTCCCGTCGGGCAGCTCCTGGAGGCGACGAAGCGCCACCCGATGCGTCCCGCACACATCCATTTCCGCATCGCCGCGCCGGGCCACGAGACGCTGGTGACGCATCTCTTCATGCCCGGCGATCCCTGGCTGGAGAGCGACGCGGTCTTCGGGGTCAAGGAGAGCCTGGTCGCGACCCTCGACGGCCGGGCCGGCGGCGCCTATCCGGACGGCTCCCCGGCCCCGGCGAGCTGGCAATTGCTCCGGCATGGCTTCGGCCTCAAACCCGTCGCCGCCTGA
- a CDS encoding Bug family tripartite tricarboxylate transporter substrate binding protein: MTRWLASLMAGLFALTLGALPAAAFPDRAVRIVVPFPAGGSNDVIARILGQRLSEIWKQPVVIENRGGAGGNIGGEAIARADADGYSLLLAAPGPLAINPSLFQRMNYDPLKDFAPIALTASVPIVLAVNPQVRATTVAELIALAKAEPGKLHFGSSGAGSTNHLAGELFKSLAGINIQHVPYRGAAPAMNDLVAGHIPFMFDNMPAVRPQVAGGKIRAIAVAGATRSSLYPELPTMVEAGVAGFEASSWFGLVAPAGTPPAVMKVLVETTAAVLKEPAIIAKFAELGAEPGTVFGDDFGRFLKAETEKWSAIVKAAGLTPQ; encoded by the coding sequence ATGACCCGCTGGCTCGCTTCTCTCATGGCCGGGCTTTTCGCCCTCACCCTCGGCGCCCTGCCCGCCGCCGCTTTCCCCGACCGCGCCGTCCGTATCGTCGTGCCCTTCCCGGCCGGCGGCTCCAACGACGTGATCGCCCGCATCCTCGGCCAGCGCCTCTCCGAAATCTGGAAGCAGCCCGTCGTCATCGAGAACCGCGGCGGCGCCGGCGGCAATATCGGTGGCGAGGCCATCGCCCGTGCCGACGCCGACGGCTATTCGCTCCTGCTCGCCGCCCCCGGCCCGCTCGCCATCAACCCCTCCCTCTTCCAGCGCATGAATTACGATCCGCTGAAGGATTTCGCGCCGATTGCGCTCACCGCCTCGGTGCCGATCGTGCTCGCCGTCAATCCGCAGGTCCGCGCCACCACGGTCGCCGAGCTGATCGCGCTGGCCAAGGCCGAGCCGGGCAAGCTGCATTTCGGCTCCTCCGGCGCCGGCTCGACCAACCATCTGGCGGGCGAGCTCTTCAAGTCGCTGGCCGGCATCAACATCCAGCACGTGCCCTATCGCGGCGCCGCCCCGGCCATGAACGACCTCGTCGCCGGCCACATTCCCTTCATGTTCGACAACATGCCGGCGGTGCGCCCGCAGGTCGCCGGCGGCAAGATCCGGGCGATCGCGGTGGCCGGCGCCACCCGCTCCTCGCTCTATCCGGAACTGCCGACCATGGTCGAAGCCGGCGTCGCCGGTTTCGAGGCCTCCTCCTGGTTCGGCCTCGTCGCCCCCGCCGGCACGCCGCCCGCCGTCATGAAGGTGCTGGTCGAGACCACCGCCGCCGTCCTCAAGGAGCCGGCCATCATCGCCAAGTTCGCCGAACTCGGCGCCGAGCCGGGAACCGTCTTCGGCGATGATTTCGGCCGCTTCCTCAAGGCCGAGACCGAGAAGTGGTCGGCCATCGTCAAGGCCGCCGGTCTGACGCCGCAGTGA